From the genome of Plectropomus leopardus isolate mb chromosome 4, YSFRI_Pleo_2.0, whole genome shotgun sequence:
TAATGTATTATTCATGTCGTGAGGTAGCAGCAAAATGCAGAACAGCAGAGAATTCTACTGCAGGCAAACATATTTTAAGAGAAACCCCACGGGCACATTGAGccaaacagtttgaaaaaaacgtGAGGGATTATTCATAAAACTCCCCTGCAGGGTCGTCGTGACATTATGGGCTGAAAGCGTCATGCTTAAGTGTTCTCTTATTCATAAATTACCCGCTCAGTCTAAATATACTGTCAGGTGGTTTTCTTTTGGGCTGTAAAGGGCTTTTATGAATTTGTACAACACATGCAAGTGGTGAACGAGGTGAGGTGGTGGTGTGCAAACACAATACTAAGCAGGGAGTTCAGATTAGTGAGTGAAAATCCGCTcagtcattcacacacattcaggaGCAAACACTCAGCGTGAAAGTACAAGCATAATTAGGATGGACAATGGGATCATAGCCAACcagtctttttaaaacaagactGGCATTTACTTTATTCAGTTGTTCAAAAACTCCAGCTGCAGTAAAGGTCATAAACCTGTCAGAAGGCTTTTTAATTAGATGAATTCCAAGAGGCtgttataatgttttttgtgataattttgaaCCAAAGACAATACATTTACTAATGTTTATGTAAGAATTCTAAAAATATCGGTATTCAAATTGAATCCTCCAAACCATTAAAACCAACAGCAGGTGGAGTAAATAACAAAGATCATCTTATTACTTTGCAATGTTCTGATGGAAAATTTTTAATCCTAGTATTCATGTACTTGACATACACCAACTACTCAAACGGACCAAGTATCCCCCTTCATAGTAATGGCACTCCCCAGTGGTAGTTGCCCCCAAGCAGGACTATACAGCAAGCCGCACTGCAAAAGCATCCTTGGGATATACTGGTACCCTGCAAGGAGGCTTCATAGTAGAACAGGAGTGCCTTAGGAGCTACCAGCATGTCCCACAAATGATTGACCACattgggatctggggaatttggagTTCAGTTTGAAACTTTGAgctgtttgtcatgtttcttGAGCCAttcttgagtgtttttttgcagtgaggCATGACGTATTGTCCTGCCATTGGAAGTGCCATTGCCATAAGGTGGGGATACTTGGCCTGCATTGGTGTTTGGATGGGTGTTGCATGTCAGGTGACATCCACATGAATGCAAGGACCAAAAGTTTCAGAACACTGGAAGAAACAAGATGCTTAATTTTATTCACTTCACCTGGtagttgttttaatgttttgtctgATTGGTGTAAGTCAGTTAAtcttatgacaaaaaaaagaaaaaaaatcaccttttatGATAGTTgccagttatttttaaaagttatttgaTTAATAGCAAATATGTATCAGTTCTCAGTCCTCAAATGTGCAAATTTgtagcttttctgtttttgttttttttttttttttggtttgtttgtttgtttgttttaaatttgtaaattaaatgcCTCTGTGTTttgactgttggtcagacaaacaaagcaatttCATTTTAGTTACCTTAAATCCCTTGTTAATGATTTAGTTGAGAAACTAATCTGCAGGTTAATAGATAATGCAAATAATTGACAGTTGCAGCTCTTATTCCATTTCAAGTTAATGGATGCCAATATATTATCATACGCTATAAAACACCACATAAATGCATAGATTTTCTATTGTGAGGACTACTGTCATTAATTTTTGTTGTCACCTGGTTTATGCAAAGCACTGAGTTGTGTAGTGTTGTGCCATTTGGCATGCATGGATTGAGGTCGATAAAACAGAcatactgaaaacacagaagcaTTCATTGCATGGAGGCCAGTGTGCGCCGATTTTGGagcaaaagtcataaaattgctgcaaatatgataaaagtgctgtttttccagcatcaCGTGATATAAATAGGAAGTGGTGTGTCCTGACATGCATAAAGACATGCTTGGTAGGTGGATGGTAGGCATTGGTCTTTTGGCGAGTCATAGGCCATCAGTGTGTTTTTCCCATAGTGAAAGACAGATCTCTCACACCAAATGTCTTCATATTGTGTCTtctttattgtttgtctttcatACAAAGGTCCTGATAGTACCATGAGCTAGTGGGGGCTGCTTTGTTCCTTTTCTCAATGACCCATCccttcttctcttctccttGCAGCTCTTCTCCATCGTAATCTTCGGCTGCATCGCCAATGAGGGCTACATCAATCGCCCCAACGAAGCGAAGGAGTACTGCATCTTCAATCGCAACCAGAACGCCTGTAATTATGGAGTCTTCATGGGCTCCATGGCCTTCCTCTGCTGCATGGCCTTCCTGGCTCTGGATGTCTACTTCCCCCAAATCAGCAGCGTCAAAGACCGTAAGAAGGCGGTGCTGGCTGATGTAGGGGTGTCAGGTAAATCCATTATCTATTCATACTTCATTTAGCTTATGTCTTTTCAATATAAACCATAGCGGACAGCCAGAATTTCTTAAAAGCAAGAAGAAATGTTGGCTGTAAAGCGTGAACACAGAGACGGGTTCATGAACAGGGATATAAAGACACTGTGTGTTGCAGAATTGATACAAATGAACCCAGAACAAATCTTTTCAAGTTAAATTGCTCTTTGAGAACAGATTCATAAAGTGCTCAACAGCTTGTAGGCAATAACACTTAAAagctaataaaataaattgtttcaaGGAAATTAGAGAGCACATGTCCCAccaacagttttcttttgctgtacCACCCAAGGACATGATTACCATGAATTACAGAAACAGATTTCTTGACCATGAAAAAGGACCCTGAAGATTAGCACACAGTACAAATCTGATCAGTCATTTACTTTCCAACATGCACTTTGTTTGAAGGATCAGAAACACATATAAGGTAAGAATTGCATATATTTATAGGTATATCTATAAGCATACTGGGAGGGTTCCCTTCATGGGACCTATAACACTATCAGCGTATCCAGTTGTTATTGTAACCATAACAGCAAGTTCACAGATACTGTACAAAAGAGAGTAAAAGAGGCTAAAAGTTGCCCAGAACTCCCTACTTGGTTGTTGATTCTCAGCACTGTGAGTGACCCTTTTCTTATTACTCTAACTCACTTAATGCAATGgctatggatggatggattaatGATGTGTGAAAACACTGAGCTGAATTCAAATtagtttaataataaaatgatacacAACACTTAAAGCAGAATTGGCAAAGTTTGGAAAGGCCTGaaaacagatacatttaataattttaaaacaattactggtgattattttaaagtattttttcaagGACAGCTTGTGCTTTCCAGCATTAAACCCACTCCAAAGGAACAGTCTACTGACCAGTCAGCTAATTGGTGTTGCTGCCAGGGCGGACCCCTGAAAGTCAGATATTCGAATTATCAGTCAACTGAGATCCCTTAAAGACaagaagttgtttttgttgttactttctGTGATTGTACTTCCGGGGCTGCAGACATGGAGGCAGCTGCCTGGAGGAAGAGAGGCTTTGCCCGGTCAGGCTCAGAGATAACGTTGTCTTCTGCGTTATGTTTAAAGTGGTGAATTTTCAGCTCATAGCACCTTAGTATGATatagtctctggcttttgtttgatgtctAGTGTCGGcaagaaatgttgcacatttccagTTTGCCGTTAGTGGAGTTATCTTGCGTTTTTGTTACGTGAATGTCACTGACAAACATCCCGCTGAACCCCACTTAAACTCTCAATTGTGTAtcgaaaaaaaacccaaatgaatAGTCAATTCAATTTTCTTATTGAACAACCAAATCTGATTCGATTGACATAATACTGAGTCAAGGGCAGCCCTAATTGCTGTTGTTGTCACATTTCTACCTTTTCACACCAGACTACATGTACTGAGGTTGATGGTCAAGGTAATTTCTTGTGAGCAATTTATAAGACTAGACACTTATTCCCTTTCTCCTCTACAGATTTTATCAGCTGATTAGAAACTCCCAAAATACCCCACTTTCAGAGAAAATATGAACACTCTTTTCAGTCTATATAGAAATGACATTTCAGAGATTGGCAATTAGGTTATCATCACAACAAAAGAAGAGGAGGTATGAGTGGGATAATAGGGAGAGGAGTACTCTTATGGCGTTAACAAGCCTCTGAGACATGTGTCGTGGTGTCTCCACTGTggcttcctctcctctttttctgcaCTGCTACTGCAGCAAACTCAGACATGATGACAAGATAGTCAAGTGTTGAGCAGCTTAATGAGGCCATTCCTGTCACAGACAAGATTCTCCTTCCCTATTTTCATCACTCACACACTTtctgtctcgctctctttcCTCCTACAGTCTCTATGTTGTAATATGAAATGCTTTGTACCTTACTGAAATGGGGGAACAGGTGGTACATGTGTCCTGATCAGACAAGGAAGTTTCTGATTTTTAGCTTTTGTCTCCCCCACTGCCACACTTACAATGGCAGTATATGAGACTGGATGATGCATGAATTCCCTTAATATCTTGGTCCTCCTTTTAATGCAACACCTTGTCAGCAGGATTGAACTGTAATTGGTTTTGGGGGTAAGTCCTGGTGTTTGTCATCTCATTCAACGTGTAGTGTTCCATTAGGGTCAATCCTAGGTCCTGTGTAGTTTTTGACTGATTCACAACTACCTCCAGAGTCTTCTTCATTGTTATGCTggtaatatataatttaatctCCCACTTGAGACCCCTATAGCAGTTTACCTGTCTTGGCCTTTCTTATGTCTGTATCAAGTCACAGTATTTTATAAATCGGTCCAAACATATCTATACACTTTGGACCTAAAAACTCTAGGTAATAAATTAGCATATTATTAAGAAGCCATAGGTGGTATCGAAATATCACGGTATATCAAGGtttttagaaatcctgaaggtgtgtttttcaataccatcataaatacagacaTTCCCCTTTCTATTAAactgtagtgcacagcacagaCCACATGAGCTCAGTTTCTTGTtttctactggtggaacaggcagctgagctgaaagataccgcaacacctagtggtggagggataagttacaggactgtaaacagccagcggTCAGCAACAGCACAGAGGGACTGTGgggaataatgttttttaaatctaacttggtgaattaaggattaaTTTCAACTAAACTgggtttggtgatttttggaacAGTGGTCTTACCAACTAGATTTCTAGCAAGAGTGACCAGACAGGGggtattttgtttctgtcgagtttaATGAAGAATGTTTTACATACTCATACAGTCATATACCATGTACACCGCTGAAATTttaggaaggtatgaaatattacataccaccTAAGCGTATTAGTAAACTGTCAATTTCAGCTTTTGTACAGATAAACCAATAAGATAAGACAAAATGTTGTATCTTATGTGTTGTCTACATTTCTATCATTATTTTAACACTGTCTCTCTGCACCTGTCTCTCTTCCCAGCGTTCTGGTCCTTCATGTGGTTTGTGGGTTTCTGTTTCTTGGCAAACCAGTGGCAGGTGAGCAAACCTGAAGACAACCCgctgaaggagggaggagacgcTGCCCGGGCAGCCATCACCTTCTCCTTCTTTTCCATCTTCACCTGGGTAAGGGCCTTCACACCTCAGCAATGCACTGTCTAACACAACATGACATCATAGTTGCCGTTTGGTGGCAATGGCTGGCCTAAGAAGGCACTAAACACCTCATACTGCCTTGATGAGCTATTGAAAACGAAAACGAAACTACTACTGCTCCTTCTTGTTCGTTTTGGTTagtgtttggatgtgtgtgatCATGTTAATTTGTATATGTGTGCTCATGAGACATTATTCCAACAGGGTGCTCAGATGCTCTTCTCTATGGAGAAGTTAAAGAACGTGTCATTCGAAGAGGAATACACCAAGCTCTTCCCCCCTCAGCCCCATCAACCTTTTGTCTGACTCTGCTCTTTCTTCTCGCCCTGCTGCCTTAACCCCCCACAGCTGGTCCGACATGCTCCCTTTACTCAGCTGTGGCTGCACTTGTTTAAAGGGCCCTGGTAACATGACATTTGTAGCATCATTGATGCCAGAAAGAtgttgcattatgttttggCCTACCAGAGTTAAAAACTTATTTCCTGACCCAAGCACATTATAATGATGTATGTGCAGGTGGGTTGATTCAATTGTTGATCAATATGCATGACTCATCAATTACATTGCCAAATGCTGAGATTTCTGGCATTTAACACCTACTTAAATTCCTGTAATCCTTTTTGGAATGAAAGCTCCCTGCCCACTGGAGTTTTAAAATGCTCCCAATCAGACACTAAAATTACACATCCATGTTCAAGTTTGTTcataattttgataaataaagaagtcacacattaaaaaagagcTTGCAAACTGAATGTTTCTTTGGATATAATTGatcataacatttaaacatgttgccATCTAGTTTATTACTTCATACTCAAAGCTGGCAGGTCACCAGTTTGTTGCTGAGGTAACTAGGTTTTTAACAGGTACACACTGTCCGGCTTTATCTTCATCTCCAAACTTTGagtccttaaccctttgaaacctgagcaaattaattcGATTTATGCATGTGGAAAGAAGGGCAAGGaataagaaattacccaaaaattagcaagagattagcaaaaagtacaagaaaattacccgaaaatgagtaataaataaatgaaaaagaaagaaaaagaaagttaataaaaaaggaaaatatctgGGATGTGcctaaaaaaatcaggaaacctaattatatatataactttatataactttgataaatataaaaggttttttttttccctagaacATTTTCTCTAGGTTTATATTTTTCCCTTGAtatttcccctagcttttttttttaagtgtttttataaatctaccaatttcttacAATCTATGGAAAATTTCTCAACAAGGTGGAGTTAAAATTTTGGAGGAACcctttgctcagggttcaaaggttcaaaCAAGTGCAGTCTCACTTTGCAGGGCAGACCACCACCCCGTGTCGCCATTAATATGGTGGTGCACAGAGTGATTGGTCCTTTTTGCTGTAGAGGTCAAACTGAATAAGCTGACAGTTTTTATATGTAACATTTTAGtctaaaacatgattttacagttttttataaATTTGTCAGTGCATTGCTTGAaactgtgaagtttttttttttccgaagTTACATTCCTTATCGCCAgtacttaaaggaacagttaaacatttttggaaatagaCAGGATGATGTGATGTTGCAGTTGCCAAAAAATATCAATGAACCCCCAAATGCAGCAACTTTTCAACACATTTGACAATTTATAATATGTTTGCTGCAAGTCATCAAAATCACTACCTGATCCTGGTTGTGAAGATGCAGACGCATGAGACACGAACGTCTCACGTTTACCaacaaaaatgactgcaaatgGCTGTTGCAAGTCTGTGCAGCAAtgaagtgtgcatgtgtgtccatGTGATAAAGAAAATAGGATTAAAAATACTCTAATAAAATGTTTAGACATGGTGCGAAAGCTTTATTCAGCCTTTTGGTAAGGTTACTAAGAACCCTCAGAACAACGCAGGTTTATTCTCACTGGAACAATttgcattcagtttttaattaattttacaacaaagcaaaacgaaaaagaaaaaaaaaacaactttttgttttacatgtttcacTTGCTctggcaaaaaaagtaaaaaaaaaaaaaaaaaaa
Proteins encoded in this window:
- the LOC121942451 gene encoding synaptogyrin-1-like isoform X1, encoding MEGMQAYGAGKAGGAFDPVTFFQQPQTILRIVSWLFSIVIFGCIANEGYINRPNEAKEYCIFNRNQNACNYGVFMGSMAFLCCMAFLALDVYFPQISSVKDRKKAVLADVGVSAFWSFMWFVGFCFLANQWQVSKPEDNPLKEGGDAARAAITFSFFSIFTWGAQMLFSMEKLKNVSFEEEYTKLFPPQPHQPFV
- the LOC121942451 gene encoding synaptogyrin-1-like isoform X2; this encodes MEGMQAYGAGKAGGAFDPVTFFQQPQTILRIVSWLFSIVIFGCIANEGYINRPNEAKEYCIFNRNQNACNYGVFMGSMAFLCCMAFLALDVYFPQISSVKDRKKAVLADVGVSAFWSFMWFVGFCFLANQWQVSKPEDNPLKEGGDAARAAITFSFFSIFTWAGQSFLGYQRYKLGADSALFSQEYTDPSQDAAGAPYTSFGGDDLESPGGGGGGQTNSDGAFDGTGGYQRQDY